From one Streptomyces sp. 846.5 genomic stretch:
- a CDS encoding tetratricopeptide repeat protein, which translates to MTTTDRVTRARALMDLGRHDQARGLLAEALAELPGDAQAWSAMARCCYRTDDFEAALHAADQALAHNPALAAAWRWRALSLAELKRWPEAHRAASEAVGREPLNWSGHMIMARGLLADPGRGGDDRRAREAAHRARELAPHEAETHFYAGRVAERAGRQDEAEACYREALRLNPEQRSARNQLALIQMRRGENYAAAQGFAAVAASAKGAELGIHNLKVVAVRLISKARWISVAALVVAEVGVIAVPHGGWAVRGALMAVLLAGWAVWAVWAARQVPPQLRGPLLRTVRGSAYVLLVLLGVAAFSLAAFALLLVPALASYWGEMVFAAVAVQLTALRTAAVLVQRAKRRVE; encoded by the coding sequence GTGACGACTACGGACCGGGTGACCCGGGCCCGTGCGCTGATGGACCTCGGCCGCCACGACCAGGCCCGCGGACTGCTCGCCGAGGCCCTCGCCGAGTTGCCGGGGGACGCCCAGGCCTGGTCCGCGATGGCCCGCTGCTGCTACCGCACCGACGACTTCGAGGCGGCCCTGCACGCGGCCGACCAGGCGCTGGCGCACAATCCGGCGCTCGCCGCGGCCTGGCGCTGGCGCGCGCTCTCGCTGGCCGAACTGAAGCGCTGGCCGGAGGCCCACCGCGCCGCGTCGGAGGCGGTCGGCCGCGAGCCGCTGAACTGGTCCGGGCACATGATCATGGCCCGGGGGCTGCTGGCCGACCCCGGCCGCGGCGGCGACGACCGGCGCGCACGGGAGGCCGCGCACCGCGCCAGGGAACTGGCCCCGCACGAGGCGGAGACCCACTTCTACGCGGGCCGGGTGGCCGAGCGCGCCGGACGCCAGGACGAGGCCGAGGCCTGCTACCGGGAGGCCCTGCGGCTCAACCCCGAGCAGCGCTCCGCCAGGAACCAGCTCGCCCTGATCCAGATGCGGCGCGGCGAGAACTACGCGGCGGCCCAGGGCTTCGCCGCCGTCGCGGCCTCCGCCAAGGGCGCGGAGCTGGGCATCCACAACCTCAAGGTCGTCGCGGTGCGGCTGATCTCCAAGGCCCGCTGGATCTCGGTCGCGGCGCTGGTCGTCGCCGAGGTGGGCGTCATCGCGGTGCCCCACGGCGGCTGGGCGGTGCGGGGCGCGCTGATGGCCGTCCTGCTCGCCGGCTGGGCGGTCTGGGCGGTCTGGGCCGCCCGCCAGGTCCCGCCGCAGCTCCGGGGTCCGCTGCTGCGCACGGTTCGCGGCAGCGCCTACGTCCTGCTGGTGCTGCTCGGCGTGGCCGCCTTCTCGCTGGCCGCCTTCGCGCTGCTGCTGGTCCCGGCCCTGGCGTCGTACTGGGGCGAGATGGTGTTCGCCGCCGTGGCCGTCCAGTTGACCGCGCTGCGGACGGCGGCGGTGCTTGTTCAGCGGGCGAAGCGGCGGGTGGAGTGA